The DNA segment CAAATCGAGGCGCTTACCGGCCAATCTGTTGAGCGCATCGTTGCGATTAACAGTCAGATTGATACCGAACAACCTTTAGCCCCCCAAATCGTTGCTATGGCCGACGCATGTGGGCTGTCACAAGAAGAATGGCAAACCCTGCCTCTCCTCATCAACCCACCCGCCCTCAATTTCAGCGCCGTGGCGTTGCTGGCCGAACTGCACGGCCGCATGGGCTACTTCCCCCCCGTCCTGCGGCTCAAGCCCGTTCTGGGGCCCGACGGCCAGCGTGTCGTCCCCCCTCGCTTCGCCGTTGCAGAAATCCTCAACCTCCAAGCCATCCGCGACGAAGCGCGCGCACGGCGCTGAACCCTGGCGGGGGCGTGGTCCGCCCCCTCACCACGCCCCCGCCGCCGTTTGCCAGCCACATGCGCGCAACAGCGCCGCCACAACCCGCCCCGGCGCAGGCGCTTGCATCACCACACCCAACACCGCGACACCCGCCGCCCCCGCCGCCAGGCAGCGCGCCGCATTCGCCGGCGTGATACCGCCCAGCGCCACCACCGGTATCGGCGCTTGGCGGGCCATCGCCCGCAACTGCGCCACGCCATCCCCCGTGGGCGCATACCCCGCCTTGCTCACCGAGGGGAACACCGGGCTCCACGTCACATAATCCGCCCCCGCCTCCACAGCCGCCGCCACATCGTCGGGCGTGTGCGCCGACATGCCCACCAGCGCCGCATCGCCCAACACGTCCCGCGCCGCCGCCACAGCCTGCGCCTGCTGGACATGCACACTGCACACCCCAACCTCGCGCGCAATCTCCACCGCATGCGGCATGTTGAGCGTCAACACCGCGCCATAC comes from the Ardenticatena maritima genome and includes:
- a CDS encoding thiamine phosphate synthase, which produces MNRLPRPPLLIISDRRLARRPLSEVAVDVFEAGARWFMLREKDLPRVQAAALARACHTAAEAYGAVLTLNMPHAVEIAREVGVCSVHVQQAQAVAAARDVLGDAALVGMSAHTPDDVAAAVEAGADYVTWSPVFPSVSKAGYAPTGDGVAQLRAMARQAPIPVVALGGITPANAARCLAAGAAGVAVLGVVMQAPAPGRVVAALLRACGWQTAAGAW
- the csx15 gene encoding CRISPR-associated protein Csx15, with the translated sequence MIVLNFSHPITDEQKSQIEALTGQSVERIVAINSQIDTEQPLAPQIVAMADACGLSQEEWQTLPLLINPPALNFSAVALLAELHGRMGYFPPVLRLKPVLGPDGQRVVPPRFAVAEILNLQAIRDEARARR